In Leptospiraceae bacterium, a genomic segment contains:
- a CDS encoding (2Fe-2S)-binding protein — protein sequence MVTIKIDGVEYQVDEKKNLIDATKEVGVEIPYFCYHPALRIVGMCRMCLIQIEGVPRLQAACNTPVKEGLSIITKSDRVKEARQGTMEFILANHPLDCPVCDKAGECDLQDNAFNSGQSASRFSFPKREVPQEEIGDNLIINHNRCIICYRCVRFEEEKVGESNLGLFERGYHSLIGLAKEEKIKHNYQGALSDLCPTGALLTKKNLFKSRVWWFKKAKSVCHGCSTGCNIETNVRDNKMYRYIPRENPAEGMYFLCDTGRFDLDWLNENRLNSYFVKGESGESSYVVSELTEKLKAAKQVALIGGGHESNENLLKIKEELQKIAKNVILEARVDDSQYKPVEQVDFLLTTDRHPNTRGATDAGFIYDKGLDGIIQDFNSGKIELLFVLKEEIPADLKGKGTIVVLHTNLTDSVKKAQFAVPIKAFTEQAGSFTNKKGLKQDFEMAMIPLQGLPSSSEFFTRLRRESMMKQEAGVGNG from the coding sequence TTGGTTACTATCAAAATAGATGGTGTAGAATACCAGGTTGATGAAAAAAAGAATTTAATTGATGCGACGAAAGAAGTCGGAGTTGAAATTCCCTACTTTTGTTACCATCCTGCATTACGAATTGTGGGAATGTGCCGGATGTGCCTCATTCAGATTGAAGGTGTTCCCCGTTTACAGGCGGCCTGCAATACACCGGTAAAAGAAGGTCTGTCCATCATTACCAAAAGTGACAGGGTAAAAGAAGCCAGACAGGGTACCATGGAATTTATTCTGGCCAACCACCCTCTGGATTGTCCGGTCTGTGATAAAGCCGGAGAATGCGACCTTCAAGATAATGCTTTTAACTCAGGACAATCTGCTTCTCGTTTTTCCTTTCCCAAAAGGGAAGTTCCACAGGAAGAAATTGGAGATAACCTGATTATTAACCATAATCGCTGTATCATTTGTTACCGTTGTGTGAGGTTTGAAGAAGAAAAAGTAGGAGAATCCAACCTCGGTCTTTTTGAAAGAGGCTATCACTCCCTTATAGGCCTTGCAAAAGAAGAGAAAATAAAGCATAATTATCAGGGTGCCCTTTCCGATCTTTGCCCAACGGGTGCCTTATTAACTAAGAAAAATCTGTTTAAATCCAGAGTCTGGTGGTTTAAAAAAGCTAAATCGGTATGCCACGGTTGCAGCACCGGTTGTAATATTGAAACCAATGTTCGTGATAATAAAATGTATCGTTATATTCCAAGAGAAAACCCGGCAGAAGGTATGTATTTTCTCTGCGATACAGGTCGTTTCGATCTGGATTGGTTAAATGAAAATCGTCTGAATTCTTATTTTGTAAAAGGGGAATCCGGAGAAAGTTCTTATGTGGTTTCTGAGCTTACTGAAAAATTAAAAGCCGCCAAACAGGTTGCTTTAATTGGAGGAGGCCACGAATCGAATGAAAACCTTTTAAAGATAAAAGAAGAACTTCAAAAAATTGCAAAAAATGTGATTCTTGAAGCACGAGTTGATGATTCCCAGTATAAACCTGTAGAGCAGGTAGATTTTCTGCTTACAACTGACAGACACCCCAATACCAGAGGAGCAACAGATGCAGGCTTCATCTATGATAAAGGCCTTGATGGTATCATTCAGGACTTTAACAGCGGTAAAATCGAATTGCTATTTGTCCTAAAGGAAGAAATTCCAGCAGACCTAAAAGGGAAAGGCACTATTGTAGTACTGCATACGAACCTAACAGATTCTGTTAAAAAAGCCCAGTTTGCAGTTCCAATCAAGGCATTTACCGAACAGGCAGGAAGCTTTACCAATAAAAAAGGTTTAAAACAAGATTTCGAAATGGCAATGATTCCTCTACAGGGCCTTCCCTCTTCTTCCGAGTTTTTTACACGTCTAAGAAGAGAAAGCATGATGAAACAGGAGGCTGGCGTTGGCAACGGTTAA
- a CDS encoding NADH-quinone oxidoreductase subunit I: MATVNVVNVAKKHQFKWYQRSYFYSLLVGLNITIKHFFRTLIGKEYTLEYPEKKRKYSSRYRGMHSLKRDEKGRERCTSCFCCMWICPADAITIEAAAVPPERQHLHPEDKYAKRFEIDLLRCIFCGLCEEACPKGAIYLDGPGELAADNRQDLILTKERMTEKFGGPIIGRRI, encoded by the coding sequence TTGGCAACGGTTAATGTAGTGAATGTAGCAAAAAAACATCAATTTAAGTGGTACCAGAGAAGTTATTTTTATTCTCTTCTGGTTGGTTTAAATATCACTATAAAACATTTCTTTCGCACCCTTATAGGAAAGGAATATACTCTTGAATATCCGGAGAAAAAAAGAAAATACTCTTCACGTTACAGAGGAATGCATTCTTTAAAAAGGGACGAGAAAGGCAGAGAGCGCTGTACATCCTGTTTTTGTTGTATGTGGATCTGTCCGGCAGATGCCATAACCATTGAAGCCGCCGCCGTTCCCCCGGAAAGACAACACCTTCATCCGGAAGATAAGTATGCAAAACGTTTTGAAATAGATCTTTTACGCTGCATCTTTTGCGGTCTTTGTGAAGAAGCCTGTCCGAAAGGGGCCATTTATCTCGATGGTCCGGGAGAACTTGCAGCCGATAACCGTCAGGATCTCATTCTTACCAAGGAAAGGATGACTGAAAAATTCGGAGGACCTATCATAGGCAGAAGAATATAA